Proteins encoded in a region of the Pseudothermotoga elfii DSM 9442 = NBRC 107921 genome:
- a CDS encoding ABC transporter ATP-binding protein: MIKILKYLKPYTHLALITVALVVVDSYVTLYLPDLMSQIVDKGITRGNVDYIWQTGAKMLLVSLIQVLAIIFMSLTSSKAAMGLGKDLRNHIFKKVQSFSLGEIDQFSTASLITRTTNDITQIQQATVMILRMVIRAPVIAAGSIVMAVSKDAKLTMILLVSVPIAAVAMYFIFSKTMPLFKSMQKKIDRLNLVLRERVTGVRVIRAFNKEDHEKERFEKANVDLTQTALKVNRIGAVIFPIMMIVMNFTIIALVWFGSKQIDMGQLQVGSMMAVMQYVIQILFSFIMISMIFIFLPRASVSAQRVIEVLKTTPTVLQPSDPTEPAGKGVIRFEDVSFYYPGAKEAALENISFEAQPGKMTAIIGSTGSGKTTILNLIMRFYDVTRGAVKIDGVDVRHIPLERLRGMIGYAPQKAVIFSGTIADNIRFGRDELSNEDVLRAAEIAQVDEFTQKMPEGLNSPVAQGGTNLSGGQKQRISIARAIAGKPKIYLFDDTFSALDFKTDARVRAKLLKEVKDATVIIVAQRVATVMNADQIIVIKDGKVQGIGNHKQLMNTCPVYKDIVLSQLSEEEAVGGDSNGK; the protein is encoded by the coding sequence ATGATTAAGATTTTGAAATATTTGAAGCCATACACACATTTGGCACTTATTACTGTTGCACTGGTTGTAGTTGATTCTTATGTGACACTTTATTTGCCTGATTTGATGTCTCAAATAGTGGATAAAGGTATTACAAGAGGCAATGTTGACTATATATGGCAAACAGGTGCCAAGATGCTTCTTGTTTCTTTAATTCAGGTCTTGGCAATAATTTTTATGAGTTTAACCTCTTCAAAAGCAGCTATGGGCCTTGGCAAAGATTTGAGAAATCACATTTTCAAAAAAGTCCAGAGTTTTTCTCTTGGAGAAATTGATCAGTTCAGCACAGCTTCTTTGATTACCAGAACTACAAATGATATTACTCAGATACAGCAGGCTACTGTGATGATACTCAGAATGGTCATAAGAGCTCCTGTAATTGCTGCTGGCAGTATAGTGATGGCTGTGTCAAAAGATGCGAAACTTACTATGATACTTCTGGTTTCTGTTCCGATCGCTGCTGTTGCAATGTATTTTATTTTTAGCAAAACTATGCCACTGTTCAAGAGTATGCAGAAAAAGATAGACAGATTGAATCTCGTTTTGAGAGAAAGAGTTACTGGTGTGAGAGTCATAAGGGCTTTTAATAAAGAAGATCACGAAAAAGAAAGATTTGAGAAAGCGAATGTGGATCTTACTCAGACAGCACTGAAGGTTAACAGAATAGGCGCTGTCATATTTCCAATAATGATGATAGTGATGAATTTCACCATAATCGCTCTTGTATGGTTTGGCTCAAAGCAAATTGACATGGGACAGTTGCAGGTTGGTTCAATGATGGCGGTTATGCAGTATGTGATACAAATTCTTTTCTCTTTTATAATGATATCTATGATATTTATATTTCTACCACGTGCCTCTGTTTCTGCACAGAGAGTTATCGAGGTTTTGAAGACAACCCCCACAGTTTTGCAACCATCAGATCCTACCGAGCCGGCTGGAAAAGGTGTAATAAGATTCGAAGATGTAAGTTTTTACTATCCCGGTGCAAAAGAAGCTGCTCTGGAAAATATTTCGTTTGAAGCTCAACCGGGAAAAATGACGGCAATTATTGGAAGTACCGGTTCTGGTAAAACAACCATTCTCAATTTGATTATGAGATTTTACGATGTTACCAGAGGTGCTGTGAAAATAGACGGTGTTGATGTACGCCATATTCCACTGGAAAGATTGCGTGGAATGATAGGTTATGCGCCTCAGAAAGCCGTTATTTTTTCAGGAACGATAGCAGACAACATACGCTTTGGGAGAGATGAATTGAGTAATGAGGATGTATTGCGTGCGGCAGAGATAGCTCAAGTAGATGAATTCACCCAGAAAATGCCAGAAGGTTTGAATTCTCCTGTAGCTCAAGGAGGCACAAATTTATCAGGTGGACAGAAACAAAGAATTTCTATAGCACGTGCCATAGCTGGAAAACCAAAGATATACCTTTTTGATGATACTTTTTCTGCGCTTGATTTCAAAACAGATGCCCGTGTCAGGGCAAAATTGCTAAAAGAAGTTAAAGATGCAACGGTCATAATAGTTGCTCAAAGGGTAGCCACTGTGATGAATGCAGACCAGATAATAGTCATCAAAGATGGAAAGGTTCAGGGAATAGGAAATCACAAGCAATTGATGAACACATGCCCTGTTTATAAAGATATAGTTTTATCGCAGCTTTCAGAAGAAGAAGCAGTCGGAGGTGATTCTAATGGCAAATGA
- a CDS encoding MarR family winged helix-turn-helix transcriptional regulator produces the protein MNEDMVFKRFFIISRLHFHIVHDELEKHDIHPGQPPLLMLVAKNEGITQNLIARKLNVRPATVAIMLRRMEKSGLIQREQDESDRRFQRVYLTDKGSHMAEILKSKMEKVEKIAMDGFSSSEKDQFLKFLDRIIENLKKHTKEWCHD, from the coding sequence ATGAACGAAGATATGGTTTTTAAGCGTTTTTTTATCATAAGTCGACTTCACTTTCACATTGTTCATGACGAACTTGAAAAACATGATATTCATCCCGGGCAACCTCCACTATTGATGCTTGTTGCCAAAAATGAGGGTATTACTCAAAATTTAATTGCACGAAAGCTCAATGTCCGTCCGGCCACTGTTGCAATAATGCTTCGAAGAATGGAAAAATCCGGCTTAATTCAAAGAGAGCAGGACGAAAGTGACAGAAGATTTCAGCGGGTTTATCTGACGGATAAGGGAAGTCATATGGCAGAGATTCTCAAAAGCAAAATGGAAAAGGTGGAAAAGATAGCTATGGATGGTTTTTCCTCGAGTGAAAAAGATCAGTTTTTGAAATTTTTGGACCGCATAATAGAGAATTTAAAAAAACACACTAAGGAGTGGTGCCATGATTAA
- a CDS encoding biotin transporter BioY → MEVQKLQAQQSIFSKILLSTIFAVMTGAAAQIKIPLPFSPVPVTGQTLVVLLSPLLIGRLSGVSQIIYVLVGIAGMPWFAGLKVGLSIVIGPTGGYLIGFVIASFVLGSIFEQKNRSSTSTLLWLAFANFGIIYAIGLLQLYWWFAIKGSHLTLIKLLSMGAIPFIPGDLTKILLAAGIYSIYKKLK, encoded by the coding sequence ATGGAGGTTCAAAAACTTCAGGCACAGCAGAGTATTTTTTCGAAAATCTTGCTTTCAACAATTTTTGCAGTTATGACAGGAGCTGCCGCACAGATCAAAATCCCTCTTCCCTTCAGTCCCGTACCAGTTACAGGACAAACGTTAGTGGTTTTGCTTTCACCTTTACTCATTGGAAGATTGTCAGGCGTGAGCCAGATAATATACGTTCTGGTAGGTATTGCTGGTATGCCCTGGTTTGCTGGTCTTAAAGTAGGACTGAGCATCGTTATCGGTCCAACAGGGGGATATCTTATCGGTTTCGTTATTGCTTCTTTTGTCCTCGGAAGTATTTTCGAACAAAAAAATAGATCTTCAACTTCAACGTTGTTATGGCTTGCTTTTGCAAATTTTGGTATAATCTACGCAATCGGTTTGCTGCAGCTTTACTGGTGGTTTGCAATAAAAGGATCTCACCTTACGCTCATAAAGCTTCTCTCAATGGGAGCAATTCCGTTCATACCGGGCGATCTGACCAAAATTCTTCTCGCAGCAGGCATTTATTCTATATATAAAAAATTAAAGTGA
- the rd gene encoding rubredoxin, which yields MVKYRCIICGYVYDPAEGDPDSDIPAGTSFEDLPDDWVCPVCGASKEDFEPVEE from the coding sequence ATGGTCAAGTACAGATGTATAATTTGCGGGTATGTGTACGATCCTGCTGAGGGAGATCCAGATAGCGATATCCCTGCAGGAACATCTTTTGAAGATCTTCCAGACGATTGGGTTTGCCCAGTATGCGGAGCGTCGAAGGAAGATTTTGAACCAGTAGAAGAGTGA
- a CDS encoding rubrerythrin family protein: protein MREMTEKFLKDAFAGESMAHMKYAIFAEEAEKKGFKNLAKLFRAISYAEYVHARNHYQALKMIQSISENIQQCIDGENFEVEEMYPVYNEVAKFQKENEAVRSTHYALEAEKIHAVMYKKAKELAEQGKDYPADKISICSVCGYTVEGDAPEKCPVCGAGASQFVNF from the coding sequence ATGAGAGAGATGACAGAAAAATTTCTTAAAGATGCCTTCGCAGGAGAGAGTATGGCTCATATGAAATATGCAATTTTTGCTGAGGAAGCTGAGAAAAAAGGGTTTAAAAATCTGGCGAAGTTGTTTCGTGCCATTTCTTATGCTGAATATGTTCATGCAAGAAATCATTACCAAGCTCTTAAGATGATACAATCCATTTCAGAAAATATACAACAATGTATAGACGGAGAGAATTTTGAGGTAGAAGAAATGTATCCTGTTTACAATGAAGTTGCAAAATTTCAGAAAGAGAACGAAGCTGTTCGAAGTACTCACTATGCGTTAGAGGCAGAGAAGATCCATGCTGTTATGTATAAAAAAGCCAAGGAACTTGCCGAACAAGGTAAGGATTACCCAGCTGATAAGATAAGCATCTGCAGTGTTTGTGGTTACACCGTTGAGGGAGATGCACCAGAAAAATGTCCGGTATGTGGTGCAGGTGCTTCTCAATTCGTTAATTTTTAG
- a CDS encoding alkaline phosphatase family protein: protein MVLKQISENLFKPDYEQYSLVNVSNAILSHFGCPAHYPEYPFGLEKPGLMENVNKVILFLIDAMGMNSLNKILIKNPIFSESDILQASSVFPTTTSSSLASILTGVTPVEHGILGYTLYLKEFGTLVNMIELSSPTVGKLGANLSSKKILLSETIFEKLSKAGVKGCVLTSKNIRGSGFSNLINAGASVKSYQSFGDLFEKLKEMLDENGKLFGFVYWGLLDSIGHKLGVNSQAFERELHWLLRMIKEEISKNLKSNTLVLIIGDHGQIFTPWQNEIWWSWKDEIASFFDLPPGGEMRMMHIYTRFPKEVVEYIKEKYPSEAFAITKHQAIEMELFGKSPKKENLERIGDVILIARKDYSFYFKLTGREESLKSKHGSLSLDELLVPIILIRG from the coding sequence GTGGTCTTGAAACAAATCAGCGAAAACTTATTCAAACCAGACTACGAGCAATATTCGCTTGTGAATGTTTCTAATGCTATTTTATCACACTTTGGTTGCCCGGCGCATTATCCAGAATACCCATTTGGTCTGGAAAAACCGGGTCTTATGGAAAATGTCAACAAAGTTATACTATTTCTTATAGATGCTATGGGCATGAACAGTTTGAACAAAATATTGATTAAAAATCCCATCTTTAGCGAAAGTGATATCCTGCAGGCTTCTTCAGTATTTCCCACGACAACAAGTTCTTCGCTGGCGTCAATTTTAACCGGCGTGACTCCTGTAGAACACGGTATACTGGGTTATACTCTATATCTAAAAGAATTTGGCACGCTGGTCAATATGATAGAACTTTCCTCACCGACAGTTGGAAAGCTGGGGGCAAACCTGTCTTCAAAGAAAATCTTACTTTCAGAGACGATATTTGAGAAACTATCAAAAGCCGGAGTTAAAGGGTGCGTGCTTACATCAAAAAATATCAGAGGATCTGGTTTTTCAAATTTGATAAATGCCGGTGCTTCAGTAAAAAGTTATCAGAGTTTTGGAGATCTGTTTGAAAAATTAAAAGAAATGCTTGACGAAAATGGAAAACTTTTTGGTTTTGTATACTGGGGATTGCTCGATTCTATCGGGCACAAACTTGGTGTTAATTCTCAAGCATTTGAGCGAGAACTTCACTGGCTTTTGAGAATGATAAAAGAAGAAATCTCGAAAAATCTGAAAAGCAATACCCTGGTTTTGATAATAGGAGATCACGGACAGATATTTACCCCGTGGCAAAATGAAATCTGGTGGTCGTGGAAAGACGAAATAGCTTCTTTTTTCGATTTACCTCCTGGAGGCGAAATGAGAATGATGCACATTTATACACGTTTTCCAAAAGAAGTGGTAGAATATATCAAAGAAAAGTACCCTTCAGAGGCATTCGCCATAACAAAACACCAGGCTATCGAGATGGAACTTTTCGGAAAATCACCAAAGAAGGAAAACTTGGAGAGAATCGGCGATGTCATATTGATTGCAAGAAAAGATTATTCTTTTTATTTTAAACTCACAGGAAGAGAAGAGAGCTTAAAATCGAAGCATGGTTCTTTGAGTCTGGACGAGTTGCTCGTACCAATAATATTGATCAGGGGGTGA
- a CDS encoding ribonuclease H-like YkuK family protein: MKNPTYGNVDIEAVREIIQDFNDGNPSKIYIGTDSDARDGVVTFATALVVYKIGIGATYFYTLKRERKHYDIFSRLFEETYLSLEMASFAKEMLQLYHPEIHIDVGYNGASRDVLSSVVGYVKGMGYSYKLKPWAFAATKVAHRHTK, translated from the coding sequence TTGAAAAATCCTACTTACGGCAATGTTGACATCGAAGCTGTAAGGGAAATCATACAAGATTTCAATGATGGAAACCCTTCCAAAATATATATTGGTACCGATAGCGATGCGAGAGATGGTGTGGTAACTTTTGCAACAGCTTTGGTGGTTTACAAAATAGGAATTGGTGCAACCTATTTTTACACTCTAAAAAGAGAAAGAAAGCACTATGATATCTTCAGCAGATTATTTGAAGAAACATATCTAAGTCTGGAAATGGCAAGTTTTGCAAAAGAAATGCTTCAACTATATCATCCAGAGATACATATAGACGTTGGTTATAATGGTGCCAGCAGAGATGTTTTATCAAGTGTTGTCGGTTATGTGAAAGGTATGGGATACAGTTACAAACTAAAACCATGGGCATTTGCAGCAACCAAGGTGGCTCACAGGCACACAAAGTAA
- a CDS encoding radical SAM protein produces MNDIISILKDNLFRCKLCPLQCGVNRYETTGRCKIGSKVKIMSVVLHFGEEPPISGETGAGTIFFSGCNLRCVYCQNMNFSQKADGVEISTEELAEIFLDLQSHNAKCLNLVTPTPHLPFIIEALSIAKREGFDLPVVYNTSSYESVDILRLIEGVVDVYLADLKYADDETGMALSKVNDYFTVAKKALIEMHKQVGAFRELYGKIKGLIVRHLVLPNNVSQSEKVLEFVFYGLSPSVPVSLMSQYNPLFKAKQNLLISRKLEKEEYEQIVNTAVRMNMNGWIQTDEKKKVTVKPVPSTYKITSLLKSKT; encoded by the coding sequence TTGAATGACATTATCAGTATCCTGAAAGATAATCTTTTTCGATGCAAACTGTGTCCTTTGCAGTGTGGGGTGAATAGATATGAAACAACAGGAAGATGTAAAATTGGCAGCAAAGTTAAGATAATGAGTGTCGTGCTTCATTTTGGAGAAGAGCCCCCTATAAGTGGTGAAACTGGTGCGGGAACAATTTTTTTTAGTGGATGCAACCTTAGGTGTGTCTATTGCCAAAATATGAATTTCAGTCAGAAAGCTGATGGGGTTGAGATAAGTACAGAAGAGCTCGCTGAAATTTTCCTTGATCTACAGAGTCACAATGCGAAATGTCTGAATCTTGTTACTCCAACTCCTCATCTTCCTTTTATAATTGAAGCACTTTCAATTGCGAAAAGAGAAGGTTTTGATCTTCCTGTTGTTTATAACACGAGCAGCTATGAATCTGTCGATATTCTACGCTTAATTGAAGGCGTTGTTGATGTTTATTTAGCGGATTTGAAATATGCCGACGACGAAACTGGGATGGCTTTGTCTAAGGTGAATGATTATTTCACTGTTGCAAAAAAAGCATTGATAGAAATGCACAAGCAAGTTGGGGCATTCAGGGAGTTGTACGGAAAAATAAAAGGTTTAATTGTTCGTCATCTCGTGTTGCCAAATAATGTATCACAAAGTGAAAAAGTTTTAGAGTTTGTTTTTTATGGTCTGTCACCAAGTGTACCTGTTTCGCTAATGTCTCAATACAATCCTTTGTTCAAAGCAAAACAGAACCTTCTTATAAGCAGAAAACTGGAAAAGGAAGAATACGAACAAATTGTAAACACGGCTGTTCGAATGAATATGAACGGCTGGATTCAGACTGATGAAAAGAAAAAGGTTACAGTGAAGCCTGTTCCATCAACTTACAAAATTACAAGCCTGCTGAAATCAAAAACATAA
- the murA gene encoding UDP-N-acetylglucosamine 1-carboxyvinyltransferase — translation MGKLIIEGPARLNGAVKISGSKNAALPIIAASLICDRGVLLENVPDLMDVRTMIDILNSAGCKTRFAENVLSVNPPEKPNTDIPYELVRKMRASFNVLGPLAAKYGKASVSLPGGCSIGVRPVDYHIEGLQKLGFSINIEHGIVTAELGERPQEVLISLPFPSVGATEHIMTTAAILDGTHTILENAAMEPEIEDLANFLNDMGCKVFGAGTRRIEIFGVEKTRECTHRIIPDRIEAGTYAIAVAATMGDAVIENLQVSHLVALFDVLRSAGVEIQQIDETAIRIKMNQRPQPVKVQITPYPGYPTDLQPQIITFLSIATGTSTVSETVFKSRFQHVDELRRLGAKIEVNDGTAIIYGVENLSGAQVNATDLRAAAALVIAGLMASGTTSINEVDQIFRGYENIVEKLSRLSAVVEYFE, via the coding sequence CGAAAAATGCGGCTTTGCCGATTATTGCAGCGTCACTTATCTGTGACAGAGGTGTTTTGCTTGAGAATGTTCCAGATTTGATGGATGTTAGAACAATGATAGACATACTCAATTCAGCCGGTTGCAAAACACGTTTTGCTGAAAATGTGCTCTCTGTTAATCCACCAGAGAAACCAAACACAGATATTCCATACGAGCTTGTCAGAAAAATGAGAGCATCTTTTAATGTTTTAGGTCCACTTGCTGCCAAATATGGAAAGGCTTCTGTTTCACTTCCTGGGGGCTGTTCTATAGGTGTCAGGCCTGTGGATTACCATATAGAGGGATTGCAGAAGTTAGGTTTTTCAATAAACATAGAACATGGTATTGTCACAGCTGAACTTGGTGAAAGACCACAAGAAGTTTTAATATCGCTTCCTTTTCCAAGCGTTGGTGCTACAGAACATATAATGACAACCGCGGCTATTTTGGACGGTACTCACACAATTCTGGAAAACGCGGCTATGGAACCAGAAATAGAAGATTTGGCTAATTTTTTGAATGATATGGGATGCAAAGTTTTCGGGGCAGGAACAAGACGTATTGAGATTTTTGGCGTGGAAAAAACTCGTGAATGCACTCACAGAATAATACCTGATAGGATCGAGGCAGGTACTTACGCGATAGCTGTTGCTGCAACTATGGGGGATGCCGTAATAGAAAATCTTCAGGTTTCCCATCTTGTTGCGCTTTTTGACGTGCTCAGAAGCGCCGGTGTTGAAATTCAGCAGATTGATGAGACAGCTATTCGCATAAAAATGAATCAAAGGCCTCAGCCTGTCAAGGTTCAGATTACTCCATATCCTGGCTATCCAACAGATCTCCAGCCTCAAATCATTACTTTTTTATCGATAGCTACGGGAACATCTACGGTATCTGAAACAGTTTTCAAATCGAGATTTCAGCACGTAGATGAACTGAGAAGGCTTGGTGCAAAAATAGAGGTGAACGATGGCACAGCTATCATTTATGGAGTGGAGAACTTGAGCGGGGCGCAGGTGAATGCAACTGATTTGAGAGCAGCTGCTGCTCTGGTCATAGCAGGTCTGATGGCAAGCGGAACAACATCTATAAATGAGGTTGATCAGATTTTCAGAGGTTATGAGAATATCGTTGAAAAACTTTCACGGCTTTCGGCGGTGGTTGAGTATTTTGAATGA